The Microcaecilia unicolor chromosome 13, aMicUni1.1, whole genome shotgun sequence genome has a window encoding:
- the TMEM52 gene encoding transmembrane protein 52 yields MADPCGFLVFTTLLVLWLQVSVCSADGTCNPPEICSATTSWTSLWYVWLILFTIFLLLLCGVTASCVRFCCRKKKPPAQPCPAPPYEVTVIAVDNESTIHSTVTSYSSVQYPHIFPFREVDRSSMSPPAYSLYALELPPAYEEAIKMGKPGFENETAVISPKLTNNREDTTSEEQLTGHPRDECPSEPAVQTSTEGGSQAQEPPV; encoded by the exons ATGGCTGATCCCTGTGGCTTTTTAGTTTTCACGACTCTGCTGGTTCTCTGGCTGCAG GTTTCTGTCTGTTCTGCTGACGGGACTTGTAATCCCCCTGAAAT ATGTTCAGCGACCACCAGCTGGACCAGCCTGTGGTATGTGTG GCTGATACTGTTCACCATCTTCTTGCTCTTGCTGTGTGGGGTTACGGCCAGCTGCGTACGCTTCTGTTGCCGGAAGAAGAAACCGCCAGCACAGCCTTGCCCAGCTCCCCCATATGAGGTTACAGTCATCGCTGTGGATAATGAGAGCACCATCCACAGCACAGTTACCT CATACAGTTCTGTGCAGTATCCTCACATCTTTCCCTTCAGAGAAGTGGACAGAAGCTCCATGTCCCCACCTGCTTACAGCCTTTATGCACTGGAATTACCACCAGCTTACGAAGAAGCCATAAAAATGGGCAAGCCTGGCTTTGAAAATGAAACGGCTGTTATAAGCCCAAAACTGACAAATAACCGAGAGGATACAACGTCAGAGGAGCAGTTAACTGGTCACCCAAGAGACGAATGCCCTAGTGAGCCAGCGGTACAGACTTCTACCGAAGGTGGAAGCCAGGCCCAGGAGCCACCAGTGTAG